TCCCACACCCATTCCACCAACACGAGCTCCTCTGGGGATGCTTTGGAATCCATGGGCCTTCTACCACATACCACTTCTAGCAACAAAGCACCGAAGGCAAACACATCCGAGCTGGTTGTAGGCTTGCCTGTGCGCGTCAGCTCAGGTGCCAAATAACCCAGCGTGCCCACCACCCTTGTAGTGATTGGGTTGGAACCGTGCTCGTATAGTTTTGCAAGACCGAAATCACTCAGCTTTCCGTTAAAGTCAGAATCCAGTAAAACATTTCCTGCCTTGATGTCTCTGTGAACCACAGCCTGTTCCCACTCATCATGTAAGTATTGAAGCCCTGAAGCCACTCCTTTGATGATCTGGAACCTTTGATCCCAACTGAGGATTGTTTTAGGCACATCAAAGAGATGCTTATCCAAGCTTCCGTTAggcataaaatcataaacaagCAGTAGATCGCCTTCCCGACGACACCAACCCAATAACTGAACCAGGTTTCTATGGCGTAGACGGCCAATACTACCAACTTCGGACACGAATTCTTGCAAGCCCTGTCTTGAATCGTGGGAAATACGCTTAACAGCAACTTGGGTGTCTGAGTTTGGCAGAGTTCCTTTATAAACTCGACCGAACCCACCGAACCCAAGTAGCTCTGTGTCGCTGAAACTCCTCGTTGCTTTCTTCAGCTCCTTGTAAGAAAATCTATGCGGACCAACATCATGCTCCCAGGCTTCTACCGCGTCAGACttcttgattttcttgaatATGTAAAAGGCCAAAGCCGTCCCCATAATCACAGCCAAGGCACATGAAACTGAGAcagcaattattatttttgtgtgattatttttggTCCCAGGAAACGTGGGAAGCTTAGGGAGTTTATCCAAATAGAGACTTTTAGCCTCGTCATTCACGTTGAAGCTCCAACCCAAAATATAATGCTGGCTAGCGGATGAACCAGTTGAAGCAGAAAAACCGACATACATAGATTCTTGAAGAATTTCTGAGAGGTTCTTTTTAATGGACAGAAGTATTGACTTGGGTTTAGCAGACTCCAGCGAAACCTTTACATCTAGTTGAT
Above is a genomic segment from Juglans microcarpa x Juglans regia isolate MS1-56 chromosome 1D, Jm3101_v1.0, whole genome shotgun sequence containing:
- the LOC121241353 gene encoding L-type lectin-domain containing receptor kinase S.4-like — protein: MAEKLISLLVFHLLLYPVMPDLDNGAPLLRGFSDGFKAASNNVSLHGVAAIERNGLLRLTNDSLHAVGHAFYSYPIQFKNSSGQVISFSTSFAFAIIDQSGKQGGSGLAFTISPTKDLPGTLPGPYLGLFNATNDGNFANHVVAVEFDTVKDLESRDVDNNHVGIDINSVASITSVPVVQFKGSDTNNVSINLKRGQVIQAWIEYNSQINQLDVKVSLESAKPKSILLSIKKNLSEILQESMYVGFSASTGSSASQHYILGWSFNVNDEAKSLYLDKLPKLPTFPGTKNNHTKIIIAVSVSCALAVIMGTALAFYIFKKIKKSDAVEAWEHDVGPHRFSYKELKKATRSFSDTELLGFGGFGRVYKGTLPNSDTQVAVKRISHDSRQGLQEFVSEVGSIGRLRHRNLVQLLGWCRREGDLLLVYDFMPNGSLDKHLFDVPKTILSWDQRFQIIKGVASGLQYLHDEWEQAVVHRDIKAGNVLLDSDFNGKLSDFGLAKLYEHGSNPITTRVVGTLGYLAPELTRTGKPTTSSDVFAFGALLLEVVCGRRPMDSKASPEELVLVEWVWEKWREGAILDVVDSRLEGKFDEVEAVLVLKLGLMCSNDKPEARPTMRLLVRYLEGELALQEEVAVPYGRNDSTSGRGVEFEDYVRSLPTTSFSNSQKGSTWTSVGSDGDADIESGLTPQISVHSRDHDGM